One genomic window of Monodelphis domestica isolate mMonDom1 chromosome 1, mMonDom1.pri, whole genome shotgun sequence includes the following:
- the B3GNT2 gene encoding N-acetyllactosaminide beta-1,3-N-acetylglucosaminyltransferase 2: protein MSVGRRRIKLLGVLMMANFFIYLIVEVSKSTTQEDRGKEVIIPKSKFWQKHVPAKAYWNREQEKLNNLYNPILSILANTTVEENLISNASVLNSCEPDLSVISSVKDFENLPDRFKDFLLYLRCRNYSLLIDQLDKCKQKPFLLLAIKSLTSHFDRRQAIRESWGKETNFGNQTVVRVFLLGQTPPEDHFPDLSDMLKFESEKHQDILLWNYRDTFFNLTLKEVLFLKWVSTSCPDVQFVFKGDDDVFVNTNQILNYLNSISKDKAKDLFIGDVIKDAGPHREKKLKYYIPESVYEGAYPPYAGGGGFLYSGSLALRLNKISEQVLLYPIDDVYTGMCLQKLGLAPEKHRGFRTFDIEEKNRKNICSYTDLMLVHSRKPQEMISIWSQLQNLHVNC, encoded by the coding sequence ATGAGTGTTGGACGCCGAAGGATAAAGTTGTTGGGAGTTCTGATGATGgcaaacttttttatttatttgattgtgGAAGTCTCCAAAAGTACTACTCAAGAAGATCGTGGGAAAGAAGTTATAATACCCAAAAGCAAGTTTTGGCAGAAACATGTACCTGCCAAGGCCTATTGGAACAGAGAACAAGAGAAACTAAATAACCTGTACAATCCCATTTTGAGCATCCTGGCCAATACTACAgtagaagaaaatttgatttccaaTGCAAGTGTTCTGAATTCCTGTGAACCAGACCTATCAGTGATTTCATCAGTTAAAGATTTTGAAAATCTACCAGACAGATTTAAAGATTTTCTGCTTTATCTGAGATGTAGAAATTATTCATTGCTGATAGACCAACTGGACAAGTGCAAACAGAAGCCTTTCCTTCTGTTAGCCATTAAGTCACTCACATCCCATTTTGATAGAAGACAAGCAATTCGAGAGTCCTGGGGAAAAGAGACTAATTTTGGCAATCAAACGGTTGTAAGAGTCTTTTTGTTAGGACAGACTCCCCCTGAAGACCACTTTCCTGACCTTTCAGATATGTTGAAATTTGAGAGCGAGAAGCACCAAGACATTCTTCTTTGGAACTACAGAGATACTTTCTTCAACTTGACTCTGAAGGAAGTACTGTTTCTGAAGTGGGTGAGCACTTCTTGTCCTGATGTCCAGTTTGTTTTCAAGGGGGATGATGACGTTTTTGTAAATACTAATCAGATCCTAAATTACTTGAATAGCATATCCAAGGACAAAGCCAAAGACTTATTTATAGGTGATGTGATCAAAGATGCTGGACCTCATCGAGAGAAAAAGCTAAAATACTATATCCCAGAAAGTGTTTATGAAGGTGCCTACCCTCCTTATGCAGGAGGGGGTGGGTTTCTCTACTCTGGCAGTCTAGCCCTGAGGCTGAACAAAATATCCGAGCAGGTCCTTCTCTATCCCATTGATGACGTTTATACTGGCATGTGCCTTCAAAAACTTGGCCTCGCTCCAGAGAAACACAGAGGCTTTAGAACATttgatatagaagaaaaaaacaggaaaaatatttgCTCTTACACAGACTTAATGTTAGTACATAGCAGAAAACCACAGGAAATGATTAGCATTTGGTCTCAGCTTCAAAATCTTCATGTAAATTGCTGA